ATCGTCGGCTTCGACGCCGGCCCGGACCAGATCAAGGCGCTCAAGGCCGGAACGGTTCAGGCCCTGGTGGCCCAGCAACCGGACACCATCGGCGTCGACGGATTGGACCAGGCCGTCGCGGGTCTCGACGGCGGCAAGGTCACCCCGAAGATCCAGACCGGCTTCTCCATCATCACCTCGGCCAACGTCGACAGCACCACGGCCGCGTACAAGGCAGCCTGCTGACCTGCGCGGATCGGTAGCCCACGCCGGCGATCCGCGGAGTGAGAAACAGCGCCCCCTGAGCCAACGGCTCAGGGGGCGCTGTGCTGCCGGAGCGACGCCGGCTACAGCTGGCCGGATGCGCTCTGCGGGGTGATGCGGATGACGACCCGGCGGTCGGCGATCATCGCGCGCCGGTAGTCGGCCCAGTCCGGGTGCTCACCGACGATGGCCCGGTAGACCTCGTCCAGCAGGTCCAGCGCCTCCGGTTGCTCGACGATCTCGGCCGTGCCGTCGACCTGGACCCATGGTCCGAAGAAGCCGGTCGTGAAGACCAGCACCGAGACCGCCGCATTCCGTCGAAGGTTCGCCACCTTGGCCAGATGACTCCGGCTGGAGATGACAATCTTGCCGTCGATGACGCCGGCGCTGACCGGCGACATCTGCAACCGGTCGTCCCTCTTGCGCGTCGCCAGCACGGCGCGGTCGTTCTCGGTGATGA
This window of the Nakamurella panacisegetis genome carries:
- a CDS encoding PPOX class F420-dependent oxidoreductase, with the translated sequence MDIADAVAFITENDRAVLATRKRDDRLQMSPVSAGVIDGKIVISSRSHLAKVANLRRNAAVSVLVFTTGFFGPWVQVDGTAEIVEQPEALDLLDEVYRAIVGEHPDWADYRRAMIADRRVVIRITPQSASGQL